A stretch of Megalobrama amblycephala isolate DHTTF-2021 linkage group LG14, ASM1881202v1, whole genome shotgun sequence DNA encodes these proteins:
- the LOC125245846 gene encoding uncharacterized protein LOC125245846: MMTNQVNAASFNTSAVFNDDRVLHNCECVQLCAEVAALKNIVLKLEKDFKDSVESNLNRELYFRDAVDFKFDKMEESIKDAVLTLEREVIDCFKRRDKKWAKQLEQSKDPETAISPPIATTNPVPPTSTPGFPPTNDPTASTTSRTVNRATDGEFCATVTTRPDLDTNFSILPFYREQLTSAQSDDDTLQRLSISPSTPPTDGIEVRDHQGVLYRQIQKGGGNIKIQLVVHKALIQQTIQHFHLKTPERHHGWLKTLLRILEVAWWPTIRSDVWRFFCDCKSCGVETNPNSKPIRHQHHHCSSASTSPSTKETHKLDRRKCRGSGVPGRLDASGPWEEWRHRPKDIQAGI, from the coding sequence ATGATGACAAACCAAGTTAATGCTGCTTCTTTTAATACATCTGCTGTTTTTAATGATGATCGGGTTTTACATAATTGTGAATGTGTACAGCTCTGTGCTGAGGTGGCTGCtcttaaaaacattgttttaaaacTGGAGAAGGATTTTAAAGACTCTGTTGAAAGTAATCTTAACCGTGAACTGTATTTTAGAGATGCTGTGGATTTTAAATTTGACAAAATGGAGGAATCTATCAAGGATGCCGTGCTGACACTAGAGAGAGAGGTCATCGACTGTTTTAAGAGGAGAGACAAGAAATGGGCGAAACAGCTGGAGCAATCAAAGGATCCAGAAACCGCCATCTCCCCTCCCATTGCGACGACCAACCCAGTGCCTCCCACGTCGACCCCTGGCTTTCCTCCGACCAACGATCCCACTGCCTCAACCACTTCACGGACAGTCAACAGAGCAACCGATGGAGAATTCTGTGCCACCGTTACAACTAGGCCAGACTTGGACACCAACTTCTCCATCCTCCCCTTCTACAGAGAGCAGCTCACCAGCGCACAGAGTGATGACGACACTCTCCAGAGACTTTCCATCTCTCCCTCCACTCCACCGACCGACGGGATCGAAGTGCGGGACCACCAAGGTGTGCTGTATCGTCAGATCCAGAAGGGGGGTGGCAACATAAAGATCCAGCTCGTCGTCCACAAGGCCCTGATCCAGCAGACGATACAGCACTTCCATCTAAAGACCCCAGAGAGACACCATGGGTGGCTGAAGACCCTTCTGAGGATCCTGGAGGTTGCCTGGTGGCCCACGATCCGCAGTGATGTCTGGAGATTCTTCTGTGACTGCAAGTCCTGTGGTGTGGAGACCAACCCCAACAGCAAACCAATTCGTCATCAACATCATCACTGTTCATCAGCTTCAACATCACCATCCACCAAAGAGACCCACAAGCTGGATAGGAGGAAATGCCGGGGGAGTGGCGTGCCAGGAAGGCTGGATGCTTCAGGACCTTGGGAGGAATGGCGTCACCGACCAAAGGACATCCAGGCTGGTATCTGA